The DNA segment AACAACACCAGGAGGAGCTGCGTAGTAAAGGGAAGGATATCCACCTGGAATAACAGCTGTGGAAGATCCAGCTAATCCAGCCATCCGATGAGCATACTGCAGCTGCAATTGTGCCTGTCTGTCCTCCTTCCTCTGAGCTATAGCCACATATAATGGCTTGCGGTGAAACATATAACCTGTCAAGTACCCAAGCAAGAGATACATAAGGCAACTCCAAAAGGAGACTTCACTAATTTCAAAGCACACTAGATAACACTGAAAAATCACTAATGCGAGATTATGTATATATTTTGATCCATCATCATGGCAATAACTTTCCACTAATTTCCTACCTCAGctctataaattaaataaaataaacatttgATTGCTTACTTAATTTGTCCAGTCACATTTCACCTTTGGAACTTCTGATGTGCTAGCTCAATTCTAAAAATGTGATTCACATGCATTATTGCCACACACATGAAAAGCATAGAAGTCATTTACTATTTCATGCATCAAGCTTATGTATTAGACAAAAGAATCCACCTGATCAGTGTCCAAGAACCTATAAAATACTTAAGTAGGTAAGATATCAAGCTGAATAGTTTAGTTGCATGGCCCCTCTGAGCTCACAACTTAGCTCTTATCATCAAAAAGATTTAATGAGTGCAgtacaataaataaattaatcaagTAAAGTGATTGGCACATGATATCCATCATTATCCCAACAACTGAGGATGTGTGTgtgatttaattaaacaattaggAGTGTAGTAATTCTTGCTTTCCATGGCCCCAATGGTAAAacttaaatcaataaaaaaatgtgTTAAATTAATTTATGATTCTCATATTCATGTATGTGCTAATGATTACACATCAACATGATTCTCCACATACCAATGTTGGAATTTGTTTCAAAGAAGACTAGCAAGCATAAACATAGATGTCACCGCAAGACATATCCAAGGCTTCTTTTTTCACCATTTATAAAAGCTTCTCAACTTACCATGAAAGGTATTCACAGCTTTAGTGGCCTCCTCAGGGCTGGAGAAGCATACAAATCCAAACCCCTTACTTCTTCCTTTATCGTCTCTCATAAGTTTTGCAGATGTAATCGTGCCACATTGGCTGAAATGTTCTTTTAGCCCTTCGTCAGTGACATCGTCATCAATGTTTTTCACATATACATTGGAGCCCTACAATTCAAGCATATTTAATGAATTCaaggaaaataaaaaggaaaaattgaTGCTTTGTTATGAAGAGGTGGCCTTGTTCACCAATGACTTCTATAGTTTCAGTCTTACTATTATTCAAAAAGAGTGTTTAACTAGTTAGGAGAAATCTGGAACGCTCAGGTTTGGGAGTACGTTAGAGTATTGAATAAAGCTGATCTTGGTCACTAACAACATAAGATCACTTCCCAAGCCGATTAGTTATAGCTGCTGTAGTTGTGTCATACTAGGTATTCGATTCCCGCTTAGCCACATACACATCAGAAACTGGCATAGTTTGTAGAAGAAGTTTGAATCTGTAACTTGCCCTAGGTTACAAGCAagttacagatttcaaataaatctAGAAGGAATAGCTTTAGTCCTACCTTGTATTTCAAGATCTGCTCCTTACGCTTCTCTTCAAACTGAAGACGCAAAATTTGTTCACGCTCTGCTTTCTTTTGCGCCCTTCCAACATAAAGAACCTTTGAACCTGCTCAACGTGAAGACAGTGAAACGCAAGAGGgattaaacacacacacacacacacacacacacacagagacagaacctttgacccaattaaaaaaaataagaagacaatttaatattaaataattgcttTCCATTGTCAAAGAAGGTCACAAAGGGTACAACATACCAAGTTCAGTTCCATTCATTCTTTCCATGGCCAATCTGGCATCATCTGGGTTCTCAAAATTGACAAAGCCAAATCCTCTTGAGGCTCCATTTTCATCCTTTGCAATTACCAAGCAAACTATTTTCCCAAATTCAGTAAACTTCTCGAGCAGAACGTCCTCCGAGAtgtcaagatccaagtttttcaCATATAAATTTGTATATTTAACGTCAGGGATGGGCAAAACTCGATCACTCTTTTTAACAAACTTTCCAACATATCTGAACCATGAATTCAAGTCACAATTAActtaagaggaaaaaaaaaaaatcctcggACCTTGCAATTAGAAAAGATCAGCACTTACATCTGCTTATCACCAACAATGGAGCCATTTAGCTTCTCAATAGCAGAATTTGCAGAATCCTCTGAGTCAAACTGAACGAAGCCATGGCCTTTACTCTTCCCATCCTCAAACATGGCAACTTTGCAAGATATAATAGTCCCAAATTTCCCAAATAAATATTGCAGCCCCACATTATCAATTGACTCGCTCAAATTCTGTCATAAAAACAAAATATTTTTTCACTTTCAAAACTACACTAGAAAAAGGAGGAAACATTGAGTGGAAGCTCAATTCCAAGATACCTTAACATAAACATTTCCTATTCCACTTTTTCTCGCATCAGGATCACGGAGTGACCACATGATCCTCATCAATTTTCCATTCAAGGCAGTATGATTCTTCATCTCCATAGCCCGGATAGCTACTCAAATcagagaaataaaatattaataaaagaataCCGTGAATCATTTTAAAAATTCTCtttttaaccaaaaaaaaaaaaagaggtaagGATGAAAACTCAACATTATATACGAAACTTTCTACTTTACACCATGCTCATCAGAAACTTCACTACGATGCCCATAGTGCATACCATATTCAAGCTTTGATTTCTTTTTTCCTCCACATTTGGTCACTAAGCAAGACGAGAAATAGCATGACTAAAATGATAGCCAATAGGAtccaattttataatataattcttCATGCTTTCTGGAGGTGGACCTTAGGAGAAATATTGCACTCAGCACATCAACCAACAAAAACAAAATTCAACTGAAGTAAACAACCAGCTTCATTTGTTATTTCTTATCCATACAAAATCTATTAATAGCAACGGAACTTTGCTTTACTGATTTTCATTTTGCATGAACCAGATCCACTCATAATATAAAGTCACGAAGCTCATAAAGTACAACAATGACTCGGTTTCTCTTCAAACATCTTCCGAACAGACATGTAACAGTAAACTtgcaaaatttcaaaattcaaacgataaaaataaatcaaattcaaaaaataacaaatcaaaaggaGAAAAAGAACATCTAATACAACCGAAAACCTCTAATTGCGTTTCTTTCCATACGCTTCGGAATTTAGGGAAAAAAAAAGAATCTCAAAAAGCACGAAATTGCAGCTCAACTGACAGCATATATTCCAGTTCCTCCACTGTGAACAAAACAGAAAATTCAAAAATAGAGAGGAAAAAGAAATCCACGAAAACAATAACAATCAAAAAGCACAAATCAATCAGCATTACTTCTAAAAAAATAACAAGAGTTTATATATACATTAACACAGATAGAGATTAATATATTACCATCCTGTGGAGAGATAAAGTTGACGTAACCATAACAGAGAGACCTGCCAGTGGAAGAGTCTCTACAAACGCGAACGGATGCGAGGCTCTTGAACTCAGAGAATGCATTAAAGAGCTGACCGTCAGTAACGTCAGGGTGCAGGTCCCCAACGTACAGCGAAGCCGGAGCCATTGCGGATACAGTCGAAGGAACCGCCATTATTGTTTCCGATTCAACAAATGCAGTtacagaaacaaaaaaaaaagtagaaTCAAACAAAAACGACAATTAAAACCGAGTGAATGCAGAGAAACAGAGAGAGGAGAGAATGGCGTTTctgtttgggttattgttgtttgTTTCTGCTTAGGAATATGAAAGGATGGGGTGGAATGAGAGGAAATTTGCTCTTTTCGGGAGATTACAGATTGAGGGGAATGTGATATTAgtgtctgtgtgtgtgtgtgtgtgtgagagagagagagagagagagagagagagagagagagagagagagagaggagtagCGTGGTGTGCCTGAACCGTGTGGGGATTTTGCATGGACGCCGGATGTTGAGGCCGTTTTGCTACTAGGATGCATAAGGCTAGTGATTGTGCTACGCGCATTTGTAGCGCGTTGTAATACCtcctatttaaaaaataaaattaaaaaaaaagtaaccTGTGCTCTTGGTTTCGCcttgcttttttcttttttttttttttttaatttcaaaagaTGTTGTTCAAGACTTCGTGTTTAGGGGTAATAACAAGTCAAATTTCTAAACATATCAATCCAACCAAATCTTAATTTAAAAGGTTTGAGGTTTGAATAATAGCACTTGTGATGGGCTcagatgaaatttaaattttatatgtcaAAGTATCAGTactgaaatttatttatataaatgttaatttaaatataaaaaaatatatttttttagaataatatttataaattttatatttttttattttaaataaataaaatttaaatattttataaaattattaaattttaaaatataaattattaataaaaaataatattttatataaattattaattaaataatataaaattaaatatattcaaatattttttagatAATAACAATCAAATTTGAAACAAATTCGGGTAAATGATAATAAAACTCAATTGAGGTTAAGATGAGTGtagattttataaatattaaagttTAGGTTTCGATAAGGTGATTTTTGTATATACCCACTTGTTATCATCCTATTTGTGTGATTATGCGCAAAAATTGAATGAGTAtactaaattaaatatatatggtTAAACATTAATAATTATTGCCTTATTTTATCACTCAACTAATTTCACATATCTTTTCTTTTACGAGTAAagctattataaatttaattttatataaaatgaatttaattatttttaaattaaatatttatattaaaaattatatattcattattttaattatttatgcactttaattgaaaaaaattaatgtaaatatttaatttaaaattattaaattcgtttttgtcaattttatttgataaacaaattatgtaaattgtacgtattaataaattttaatttaatgatattaaattaaaaaaaacttaatgatatattttttttaaatattataagatATCACAtcttgaatttaaaatttaattaataattaaataaataaataatataaattatatactaATTTATAGCTCTAATTGATATTGAGGTTTTAAGGTTAAAaagtatttttcaaaaaaaaaaatatatatatatatatattgttaaagataattttaaaaaattattttattattttagaattcatataattaaaatatattaaaataaattttaatatttaataattaatatatttatattaaattgttAAGTGAATAAAGTAATGTATGAGTGAAATAGAGCCATTACCCAATTGGGGATATGATAATTTTGGCTATAATCTTGGCACCCCAATATTGAGTGGAGGCCCCCTTAAATTATGGTGATGCTATGCTACACTCAAAACGGCAAAAGCAAAAAAGCATCAAATTCATACCTCATAAGGTAATATCCCTTTCCTTTTCCCTTATAGAGAGAATAGGAGCCGTGTGTACGCATCtatcttttgataaaaaaaaatgttattatATGTGTGTGAGTTGATATTTGCCTGTTTTTCACGTGTCGTATATGAGTCGAGCTACGTTGCTGCATGAAAGGCTAATTTTTTGAGATTGTGCATTAATTATAGAGGTAtgtcaaaatataaattttatttttttttattgtttggtgcttaatatttatattaatatttaaaaattaaataaataattcataAAAAGTTATTCACTTAGTTTTTAAAAGTTAATAGAACATTATAACTAGAGTCAaagatatattattatttttatatttaataactaaTTTAATAGATATTTTTACAGAATATTTTTGctcaaaattattatataaatagctAACTATTAACGGATAATATCTAAAAGTTAATAAGTAGTAAAATAACTGATAGCTACTAAAATAGCTGATAGTTATTAGAATAATTAATATTGCCAAATATGCTTTCGACTTTATCAAATTAAatgatctaatttttttttatttctttgcaaaattaagaaattaaaccaATTAATTctatttcaatttaaaattaatatttaataattttattttacttaattctaattcaattttaattttaaattaaatccttctaattaccttataattttaattccaaattgagCCTTGACGGGATCTACATGCCAAATTTAGGGTTTCAAGATGGAAAGCACCATGTAATAATCTCAACCTTATAACATTgggatataattaaatttaaattagattaaattggcATTTAAATCGTAgggatataattaaatttaaataagattAAATTGGCATTTAAATAAGagcattttattatatatttgattATTCCACTATTAATTTAATAAGGTAAAAATAAATGCTCTTTTTATGAGAGCTTTAAAAGGAATATGAGATTAATAAGGattggaaaatttttaaaaataaatttatattatatattaataaattaaaatgaaaaataataaaataaaagaaaagtctCACGATAAAACCTGTCTCGTCTTGTCCCGCTCTGCTCACTCCGAAGAAGCCTCCGTCCTGACTCCAAACTCTTATGGGTGGAAAATGAATGCTACCAATGTATTTGAATATTCCTCTACTAATTTTTAATAATGTAAAAATAAATGCTCTTTATGAGAGCTTTAAAAGGAATATGAGATTAATtaggaaagaaaatttttaaaaactttACATTTTAATCCCTCACCCCTTAATTTGACAATTAAGATATATCCTAAAATGAATTTAGGTTTCTATTTATATTCTATTgaatttaatgatattaaaattattttcaagacCGTATAATCTCTGTGTTTAGGTATCAATCAAAgtcaaatcaataaaaaaaaaataccttAGATTTGATCTATACAATATGCTCATTTCCACCAACAACATCCAATCATTCACTAATGACAGCAAACTATTGGATGTTTACTCATCTAAAAGCTAAAAAGCAGTGTAGTGGCTATCCTTTCCTTTCATGTATCAAAGGCTTTCATAATCAGAGGAGAAACATGGAATTACAATCCTTAGTGAAAACAAAAAGCTTACAGAAATTAACACTTGCAAAGTTGTCCAAACATTTCTATATCTCTGCCTATCCCAAAAGTTGTCGCAGCGGAAGATTTGTTTTCTTCCAGGACACATGAATGTTTTGTTCTACTTAACAACAATGTGATGAACTGATGATACAGCACCTGACCATGCATTGATAATTTACAATTCCAGCAGCACTCAGAGATGGAGCATCCTTTACAAAAAAAATTGCTGGATTTTCCATTTGAAGAATGGAAGATATTCCAACTACCAGCAATAAGAAATAATAACTATATAACAGCTACCACTGTAATCCACAGAAAGGACATGCCTTGCCAACCACTATAAATAAAAACCGACTAAGCCAATTCCAACAAGGTCAAAGAATTGAACTTCAAACCTGAGGTTTAAATTACAAAATTTGAAGACTCATCAATGCTAATATGTGCATTAGGAGAGCCATAATGCTCGGAGGTAGCAGCTTGAGGAGCATGTCTCTTGACGAGCTGCTCACACTCCACTGTCCTGCATTGATGAAATCCTTACTAGAAGTTACAGAGACAGTCACTGATAATGAgcctgaaagaaaagaaaagtaaagaaAGTATCAGAGGAACATGTTGATGGGTACAAAGGCAAAAAATATGCACCAGAGAGAGGGAGAAGAAAAGATATATTGAACTCACAGTCATAGTTAGCCCATCCAATCCGCTGATGAGCCAGATCATATACGAAAATTTTATCCTTTAGAACAAGATCTGCAAGCCAAAGAAACAGACGAAGGTCATTAAACTCAAGAGATCGTTTGAGTAAAGTTATTTTGAAGTCTATATTCATTTTGCTTTCAGGCAAAAACTGCAAGTTGATGAGCCTCCTCCTGTAACTTTGCAGGGAACAGATATAATTCAATTATAGAAAAGATCAGAAGTTTGTAGCAAACCCAACTCATAAATTATCTCATGTGTTGGAAATGGTCAGCCCTCGTAATCCTATGGAAAAATTGAattacaataaataaataaataaaagcactCCATGGAATGGCTAACAACCCAGGAGACAGGAGGAAGAAAAGGGAGAGAAATGGCACATATTACGCAATGCTGGTGTAATGACTGATAACATGTTTCAGTACACTTCTCTAATAGAAAGAAGGTCAGATCTAGTCTCTAACCTCCTAAAATTGATAAACCTGCTTGAGCCTTCTGAAAACCAATGCACCATAACGGAGCTCCATTCTGCTGCAACAAGGTTCAGATCTATTATCATTTGCAATGGCATTGCCATAACAATCCTTAAACATTTTAGGGGAAAATGAATAACTAAAAGACAACAGGTGGATCAACTTACAGAGGGACCAAGATTTATAAGGTACTCTTGTGGTTTTAACAGCATAGATGCACCACCAGCAAAGTTTAAACTAACTGGAGGAAATACCTCAGATACACTGCATAGGAAACAGAGATAACTTCAACTTGGTTCTCGAGGGAAAGGAGTTGGGAGAAGCCCAGGCTTTATGTCAAGCATACGTATGAATAATCGCTTGAAAAGTAAGATAGAAGAATGAACCTGTTGGAAACTAAATAACATTGGTTTCCTTTATATATTGTGGGAGTCACAGATGGTTGGACCGTAGCAGTTACCTGCACAAGCAATAAGCAAACCAACTTCACAATCACAAGCAATGCTAAAAATTTAAGCTAATTAAACTAATTCAATAACTTGACCaca comes from the Hevea brasiliensis isolate MT/VB/25A 57/8 chromosome 5, ASM3005281v1, whole genome shotgun sequence genome and includes:
- the LOC110662678 gene encoding polyadenylate-binding protein 7, with amino-acid sequence MAVPSTVSAMAPASLYVGDLHPDVTDGQLFNAFSEFKSLASVRVCRDSSTGRSLCYGYVNFISPQDAIRAMEMKNHTALNGKLMRIMWSLRDPDARKSGIGNVYVKNLSESIDNVGLQYLFGKFGTIISCKVAMFEDGKSKGHGFVQFDSEDSANSAIEKLNGSIVGDKQIYVGKFVKKSDRVLPIPDVKYTNLYVKNLDLDISEDVLLEKFTEFGKIVCLVIAKDENGASRGFGFVNFENPDDARLAMERMNGTELGSKVLYVGRAQKKAEREQILRLQFEEKRKEQILKYKGSNVYVKNIDDDVTDEGLKEHFSQCGTITSAKLMRDDKGRSKGFGFVCFSSPEEATKAVNTFHGYMFHRKPLYVAIAQRKEDRQAQLQLQYAHRMAGLAGSSTAVIPGGYPSLYYAAPPGVVSQVSPRAGLMYQPLGMRPGWRANGFAPQPRPNFQPSQLPAVSNTQRQHKQSRGRMNGHVFQEGGTHSVSFIQQPTQSLTSSKDPSNQRAGQANYVPNARTREAGKGSGVSYAVPTSLGPASQGSEMLSSMLAAASPEEQKQILGERLYPLVKKHKPDLVAKITGMLLEMDNSELLLLLESPDTLASKIEEAVQVLKISKTKASGQDSLHPSYLPAEVAVN